A genomic stretch from Anticarsia gemmatalis isolate Benzon Research Colony breed Stoneville strain chromosome 26, ilAntGemm2 primary, whole genome shotgun sequence includes:
- the LOC142984161 gene encoding zinc finger Y-chromosomal protein-like codes for MNDDESEAEIKIEYYESIEVDPLSEHNDYFVSKDTDDSKGILDEILNETEVLSPVSPRNDENNEPIEPEHDVKWYKSVDTFGKYQCKFCELSYSTVQTLRNHVRLKHSQNYQELKNITINSLRKQKLKCHVCKKKFKNTTDFKNHIEEHGLNNIQKSCMQCHAVFDDHIAMITHMKSEHNTIKQKLHFCTICGYNTSKLSHFKQHENTHSSNNKSKCSYCDYSTNYLPNLKIHERIHSNVKPYVCDFKGCDYRCAAKSALYSHQLKHDKEKNMLHCDKCTYSTVYKQSLKKHIDSHNRNSVRKRF; via the exons atgaatgaCGATGAAAGCGaagcagaaataaaaatagaatactaTGAAAGTATAGAAGTGGATCCTTTAAGTGAACATAACGATTATTTTGTATCGAAAGATACGGACGATTCAAAAGGaattttagatgaaattttgaatgaa ACTGAAGTTTTGAGTCCTGTAAGTCCAAGAAACGATGAAAATAATGAACCTATT GAACCCGAACACGACGTTAAATGGTACAAATCAGTTGATACCTTTGGAAAATATCAATGCAAATTTTGTGAACTTTCTTATTCAACTGTACAGACTTTACGCAACCATGTAAGATTAAAACACAGTCAGAATTATCaagaactaaaaaatattacaataaacagCCTTAGGAAACAGAAATTAAAATGTCATGTATGTAAAaagaagtttaaaaatacaaccgattttaaaaatcatatcGAAGAACATGGtcttaataatatacaaaaatcttGTATGCAATGTCATGCGGTATTCGATGATCACATTGCAATGATAACCCATATGAAATCTGAACACAACACTATAAAAcagaaattacatttttgtacgATTTGTGGTTACAATACATCAAAACTATCTCACTTTAAGCAACATGAAAACACTCATTcatcaaacaataaaagtaaatgtagTTATTGTGATTATTCTACTAATTATTTACCGAATTTGAAGATTCATGAACGCATACACTCTAATGTAAAACCGTATGTGTGTGATTTTAAAGGTTGTGATTACCGTTGTGCAGCTAAATCAGCTTTATATAGCCATCAGTTAAAACATgataaagagaaaaatatgttgcaTTGTGATAAGTGTACTTATAGTACGgtttataaacaaagtttgAAGAAACATATTGATAGTCATAATAGGAATAGTGTCAGAAAACgattttaa
- the Fdx1 gene encoding adrenodoxin-like protein 1, mitochondrial Ferredoxin 1, whose amino-acid sequence MFQTVLKRYLSVQRIKPIKAVVSSQIRKIHVTSCLSHGEYEWQDPKSEDEVVNIVYKDKDGNKIKVRGKVGDNVMYLAHRHEIPMEGACEASLACTTCHVYVPPEYFDKLPQSEEKEDDLLDMAPFLKENSRLGCQITLTKELEGMEVELPKATRNFYVDGHKPKPH is encoded by the exons ATGTTTCAGACGGTATTAAAGCGTTACCTCTCTGTGCAGAGAATAAAGCCGATTAAGGCAGTAGTTTCTTCACAAATTAGAAAAATTCACGTGACTTCAt GTTTAAGCCACGGAGAATATGAATGGCAAGATCCAAAGTCAGAAGATGAAGT tgtaAATATAGTGTACAAAGACAAAGACGGCAATAAGATTAAAGTGAGAGGGAAAGTTGGTGATAATGTTATGTATTTGGCACATAGACATGAAATTCCTATGGAAG GTGCATGTGAAGCATCACTAGCATGTACAACATGTCATGTGTATGTGCCACCAGAATACTTCGACAAGCTTCCACAGTCTGAGGAGAAAGAAGATGATTTGTTAGACATGGCACcgtttttgaaagaaaattctaGATTAG GTTGTCAAATCACACTAACCAAAGAACTAGAAGGAATGGAAGTAGAATTACCGAAAGCAACAAGAAATTTCTACGTAGATGGACACAAACCGAAACCACATTGA